One window from the genome of Natronomonas pharaonis DSM 2160 encodes:
- a CDS encoding NADH-quinone oxidoreductase subunit A: MSDPWIAVGALAVVGLAIPLSMIVISSLLRPSVPEQGKSATYESGEIPTGDTRIQFNIQYYMVALLFLVFDVETALIFPWALIYSDAVAEFGLVRVLVPMLVFLAILIIGLGWAWRNGAVRWVRSERAEIKTEL; encoded by the coding sequence ATGAGTGATCCATGGATCGCCGTCGGAGCGCTGGCGGTCGTCGGGCTCGCGATTCCGCTTTCGATGATTGTCATCTCGAGCCTGCTTCGCCCCAGCGTCCCCGAGCAGGGTAAAAGCGCCACCTACGAGTCCGGCGAAATCCCGACGGGGGATACGCGCATCCAGTTCAACATCCAGTACTATATGGTCGCGCTGCTGTTTCTCGTCTTCGACGTTGAGACAGCGCTCATCTTCCCGTGGGCGCTGATATACAGCGACGCGGTCGCCGAATTCGGCCTCGTTCGGGTGTTGGTACCGATGCTCGTGTTCCTCGCTATCCTCATCATCGGACTCGGGTGGGCGTGGCGGAACGGTGCCGTTCGCTGGGTTAGAAGCGAACGCGCGGAAATCAAGACTGAACTATGA
- a CDS encoding NADH-quinone oxidoreductase subunit J, with translation MAVVPLETLAFLLFALLTVGASLGVVLARDVWHSALFLGAALFSVAVHYVMLRAEFLAVIQVLVYVGGVLILITFAVMLVRQDNTGGEALT, from the coding sequence ATGGCTGTAGTACCGCTTGAGACACTGGCGTTTCTGTTGTTCGCCCTGCTAACGGTTGGGGCGAGCCTGGGCGTCGTGTTGGCCCGTGACGTGTGGCATTCGGCGCTGTTTCTCGGCGCCGCGCTGTTCTCCGTCGCGGTCCACTACGTGATGTTACGCGCCGAGTTCCTCGCGGTGATTCAGGTGCTCGTGTACGTCGGTGGGGTATTAATCCTGATTACATTCGCGGTCATGCTCGTCCGCCAGGATAACACCGGCGGGGAGGCCCTGACATGA
- a CDS encoding NuoI/complex I 23 kDa subunit family protein, translating into MIGMLKSMATTMKHALDGEKFTVQYPEETPEVSPRFRGVHKFSQERCIWCRQCENVCPNDTIQIVTDDMRNGEQYNLHIGQCIYCRLCEEVCPVDAILLTQNFEFTGDTKDDLAYNKEQLKNVPWYKDIDPLASREPDREAWVGEGDGEVDYQ; encoded by the coding sequence ATGATCGGAATGCTCAAATCGATGGCAACGACGATGAAGCACGCGCTGGACGGCGAGAAGTTCACCGTCCAGTATCCTGAAGAAACACCGGAGGTGTCGCCGCGGTTCCGCGGTGTCCACAAGTTCTCACAGGAGCGCTGCATCTGGTGTCGCCAGTGTGAGAACGTCTGTCCGAACGACACCATCCAAATCGTCACCGACGATATGCGGAACGGCGAACAGTACAACCTCCACATCGGCCAGTGTATCTACTGCCGGCTCTGTGAGGAGGTCTGTCCCGTCGATGCCATCCTGCTGACCCAGAACTTCGAGTTCACCGGCGACACGAAGGACGACTTGGCCTACAACAAAGAGCAACTCAAGAACGTTCCGTGGTACAAGGACATCGACCCGCTCGCGTCGCGTGAGCCGGACCGCGAAGCGTGGGTCGGCGAGGGCGACGGCGAAGTCGACTACCAGTAG
- a CDS encoding NADH-quinone oxidoreductase subunit D produces MSLQEPASDIGETADGEVDYAELEALLGEHVIDREEHVNAPAFVVRPDEVQDVLFALRDEAGFDYLSNVTAQEYEDRYESIYHLKKYDDPTQEVGVVVPAAKGEPVSQTAEPVYRTADWHEREAYDLVGIEYEGHPDMRRILLPETWQGHPLGLDYDPEKPQVVPFREHKNPLQPDEHSAESDTMLLNVGPHHPATHGVLHVKAVLDGEQIADVEPDIGYLHRCEEQMCQQSTYRHQIMPYPDRWDYVSAGILNEWAYARAAEDMADIEVPEYAQVIRTMSAELCRIASHMLALGTFALDVFGDFTAVFQYAFRDREVVQNILEDLTGQRLMFNYLRLGGVAWDVPEPREAFFEKIRDFLDDLPEKTKEYHNLITSNEIFQARCVNTGELPPAVAKQYGATGPVARGSGIDIDLRRDDPYGYYEELDWDVVTEDGCDNYSRVLVRMREVEESAKIIEQCVDLLEEWPEDDREIQSNVPRTLKPDPDTEVYRGVEAAKGELGIYMRADGTDKPARFKIRSPCFCNLHTLREMTEGEYIPDLIASLGSLDIVLGEVDR; encoded by the coding sequence ATGAGCCTGCAGGAGCCAGCCTCCGACATCGGAGAGACGGCCGACGGCGAGGTCGACTACGCCGAACTCGAAGCGCTGCTCGGCGAGCACGTCATCGACCGGGAAGAGCACGTCAACGCGCCCGCGTTCGTCGTCCGTCCCGACGAGGTTCAGGATGTGCTGTTCGCGCTGCGCGACGAGGCGGGCTTCGACTATCTCTCGAACGTCACCGCACAGGAGTACGAGGACCGCTACGAGTCAATCTACCACCTGAAAAAATACGATGACCCGACACAGGAGGTCGGCGTCGTTGTCCCGGCAGCCAAGGGCGAGCCGGTAAGCCAGACCGCCGAGCCGGTCTACCGTACCGCCGACTGGCACGAGCGTGAGGCCTACGACCTCGTCGGCATCGAGTACGAGGGCCACCCCGATATGCGGCGGATTCTCCTGCCGGAGACATGGCAGGGCCACCCACTCGGGCTGGATTACGACCCCGAAAAGCCGCAGGTCGTCCCCTTCCGCGAGCACAAAAACCCGCTCCAGCCGGACGAACACAGCGCCGAATCCGACACGATGTTGCTCAACGTCGGGCCACACCACCCGGCGACACACGGCGTGCTTCACGTAAAAGCGGTCCTCGACGGCGAGCAGATCGCCGACGTGGAACCGGACATCGGGTATCTCCACCGCTGTGAGGAGCAGATGTGCCAGCAGTCGACGTATCGGCACCAGATAATGCCGTACCCCGACCGCTGGGACTACGTCTCCGCCGGTATCCTCAACGAGTGGGCCTACGCCCGCGCCGCCGAGGACATGGCGGATATCGAGGTTCCGGAGTACGCACAGGTCATCCGGACGATGTCGGCGGAGCTGTGCCGCATCGCGAGCCACATGCTCGCGCTGGGGACCTTCGCGCTGGACGTCTTCGGCGACTTCACCGCGGTCTTCCAGTATGCCTTCCGGGACCGCGAGGTCGTCCAGAACATCCTGGAGGACCTGACCGGCCAGCGGCTCATGTTCAACTACCTCCGGCTCGGCGGCGTCGCGTGGGACGTTCCTGAGCCGCGCGAGGCGTTCTTCGAGAAGATTCGGGACTTCCTCGACGACCTGCCGGAAAAGACCAAGGAGTACCACAACCTTATCACGTCCAACGAAATCTTCCAGGCACGCTGTGTCAACACCGGCGAGCTGCCGCCGGCGGTCGCAAAGCAGTACGGTGCGACCGGGCCGGTCGCCCGCGGCTCCGGCATCGACATCGACCTGCGTCGGGACGACCCGTACGGCTACTACGAGGAACTCGACTGGGATGTCGTTACCGAGGATGGCTGTGACAACTACAGCCGAGTACTCGTCCGGATGCGCGAAGTCGAGGAGTCGGCAAAGATTATCGAGCAGTGTGTCGACCTGCTGGAGGAGTGGCCGGAGGACGACCGGGAGATTCAGTCGAACGTCCCCCGGACGCTCAAGCCGGACCCTGACACCGAAGTCTACCGCGGCGTCGAGGCCGCCAAGGGCGAACTCGGCATCTACATGCGCGCCGACGGCACGGACAAGCCTGCGCGGTTCAAGATACGGAGCCCGTGCTTCTGTAACCTGCACACGCTGCGTGAGATGACCGAAGGCGAGTACATTCCGGACCTCATCGCATCGCTCGGGAGTCTCGACATCGTCCTCGGGGAGGTGGACCGATAA
- a CDS encoding 5-(carboxyamino)imidazole ribonucleotide synthase codes for MRHQTPAATVGVVGGGQLGRMMGEAAGPLGVELVVSDPTPDCPAAPVVRDQIVADFDDYDAIHELAERADVLTFEIELADPDEMAAVSEATDTPVHPTPETLRTIQDKLVQNRALDDAGIPIPAYRQVDSVADLRAAGEALGWPLMLKAREGGYDGRGNRPVEGPEEAPQAFEAVGGAALAEELIDFERELAVMGVRGADETCAYPVTETVHEAEILRELVAPARVDDAVRERAREVAFDVLEMLDGRGVFGIELFETADGGILVNEIAPRPHNSGHWTIEGAGCSQFEQHVRAVLGWPLGSAEARSPAVTRNILGDVDQPEAASLAGTGEVLSTPSASLHWYGKREVRPLRKMGHVTATDADANRGDLLQTARELDDALTFET; via the coding sequence ATGAGACATCAGACCCCGGCAGCGACCGTCGGCGTCGTCGGCGGCGGCCAGCTCGGACGAATGATGGGCGAGGCCGCCGGTCCGCTCGGTGTTGAGCTGGTGGTCTCGGACCCGACGCCGGACTGTCCGGCCGCGCCGGTCGTCCGCGACCAGATTGTCGCCGACTTCGACGACTACGACGCCATCCACGAACTCGCCGAACGGGCTGACGTGTTGACGTTCGAAATCGAACTTGCCGACCCCGACGAGATGGCGGCGGTCAGCGAGGCCACCGACACGCCGGTCCATCCGACCCCGGAGACGCTGCGAACGATTCAGGACAAGCTCGTCCAGAACCGCGCGCTCGATGACGCCGGGATTCCGATTCCGGCCTACCGGCAGGTCGATAGCGTGGCTGACCTCAGGGCGGCCGGCGAAGCGCTCGGCTGGCCGCTGATGCTCAAGGCCCGCGAAGGCGGCTACGACGGCCGCGGCAACCGCCCCGTCGAGGGGCCCGAGGAAGCACCCCAGGCCTTCGAAGCCGTCGGCGGGGCCGCGCTGGCAGAGGAGCTCATCGACTTCGAGCGGGAGCTTGCGGTCATGGGCGTCCGCGGCGCGGACGAAACCTGTGCCTATCCGGTCACCGAGACCGTCCACGAAGCGGAGATTCTCCGTGAGCTTGTCGCCCCGGCCCGCGTCGATGACGCCGTCCGTGAGCGTGCCCGCGAGGTCGCCTTCGACGTGCTGGAGATGCTCGATGGTCGCGGCGTCTTCGGTATCGAGCTGTTCGAAACCGCCGACGGCGGCATTCTAGTCAACGAAATCGCGCCTCGCCCGCACAACTCCGGCCACTGGACCATCGAAGGAGCGGGGTGTTCGCAGTTCGAACAGCACGTCCGTGCGGTGCTCGGCTGGCCGCTCGGCTCCGCCGAGGCCCGCAGCCCTGCCGTGACGCGGAATATCCTCGGCGACGTCGACCAGCCGGAGGCTGCGTCGCTCGCCGGCACCGGCGAAGTGCTGTCGACTCCTTCCGCGTCGCTCCACTGGTACGGCAAGCGGGAGGTCCGGCCGCTTCGGAAGATGGGCCACGTGACGGCCACTGATGCGGACGCCAACCGCGGCGACCTGTTACAAACCGCCCGCGAACTCGACGACGCGCTAACGTTCGAAACGTAG
- the nuoK gene encoding NADH-quinone oxidoreductase subunit NuoK, with product MVLETVPAEYYLVLSAAVFCIGLFGILTRRNALMFLMSVELLLNAANINLVVFAFYWGEVTGQVFVLFTMALAAAEVAIGIGIILVLHRNFDSVDVTEAATLRW from the coding sequence ATGGTACTTGAGACCGTCCCCGCCGAGTATTATCTGGTCCTTTCGGCGGCCGTCTTCTGCATCGGCCTGTTCGGCATTCTGACCCGACGCAACGCGTTGATGTTCCTGATGAGCGTCGAGCTGTTGCTCAACGCCGCCAACATCAACCTCGTCGTCTTCGCCTTCTATTGGGGCGAGGTGACCGGACAGGTGTTCGTGCTGTTTACGATGGCGCTTGCGGCCGCCGAAGTCGCCATCGGCATCGGTATCATCCTCGTGTTGCATCGGAACTTCGACAGCGTCGACGTGACGGAGGCAGCTACGCTGCGGTGGTAA
- a CDS encoding complex I subunit 1/NuoH family protein, with amino-acid sequence MLQGAPLPERLAELLGLGPGPGSTALAALLGAAIVGTLMMTMTAVAGPWAKRKVTAAFTDRYAVNRLGPFGIIIIVADAVRLLSKELIVPDGVDRPTWDLAPIVLAFSALLGFAVIPMGSGIHLADPEVGLVYVFAIASIASLGLVMAGYASNNKYSLLGGLRAVAQNLAYEIPLVLIAVSVVIFAGSLQMSEIVAAQAEPLVDLGVATIPQWYAFVNPFAFVLFLIANLMEVGRNPFDIPEAPTEIVAGYQTEYSSVYFVLIYLGEFLHIFLGGAIIATLFLGGPAGPGPEALGIVWFLVKIWAVYLFTQWARSALPRLRIDQLIEVGWKGMLVLAFANLILTAIIVGVLA; translated from the coding sequence ATGCTGCAGGGCGCGCCGCTGCCGGAACGGCTCGCGGAACTGCTCGGGCTCGGTCCCGGCCCCGGGAGCACTGCTCTCGCGGCGCTTCTCGGTGCCGCAATCGTTGGGACACTGATGATGACGATGACTGCCGTTGCCGGCCCGTGGGCAAAGCGAAAGGTGACGGCAGCGTTCACCGACCGGTATGCGGTCAACCGGCTCGGCCCGTTCGGCATCATTATCATCGTTGCCGATGCGGTGCGGCTGCTCTCAAAGGAGCTTATCGTTCCTGACGGCGTTGACCGACCGACGTGGGACCTCGCGCCCATCGTGCTGGCCTTTTCGGCGCTTTTGGGCTTCGCCGTTATCCCGATGGGAAGCGGTATCCATCTGGCTGACCCCGAAGTCGGGCTCGTCTACGTCTTTGCCATCGCCTCGATTGCCTCGCTGGGGCTCGTGATGGCCGGCTACGCCTCGAACAACAAGTACTCGCTTCTCGGCGGGCTGCGGGCGGTCGCCCAGAACCTCGCCTACGAGATTCCGCTGGTGCTCATCGCTGTCTCGGTCGTCATCTTCGCTGGCTCGCTGCAGATGAGCGAAATCGTCGCCGCACAGGCCGAGCCGCTCGTTGACCTCGGTGTTGCGACGATTCCGCAATGGTATGCCTTCGTCAACCCCTTCGCGTTCGTGCTGTTCCTCATCGCGAACCTGATGGAGGTCGGTCGCAACCCGTTCGACATCCCGGAGGCACCGACCGAGATTGTCGCCGGCTATCAGACCGAATACTCCAGCGTCTACTTCGTGCTCATCTACCTCGGGGAGTTCCTCCACATCTTCCTCGGCGGCGCGATTATCGCGACGCTGTTCCTCGGCGGTCCGGCCGGCCCCGGTCCCGAGGCTCTCGGCATCGTCTGGTTCCTCGTCAAAATCTGGGCCGTCTACCTGTTCACACAGTGGGCTCGCTCGGCGCTGCCGCGGCTTCGTATCGACCAGCTCATCGAAGTCGGGTGGAAGGGAATGCTCGTGTTGGCCTTCGCTAACCTCATCCTGACGGCCATTATTGTGGGGGTGCTCGCCTAA
- the purE gene encoding 5-(carboxyamino)imidazole ribonucleotide mutase, translated as MTRSEEVAALIDLFEAEAERDRSDAETPDIGIVMGSDSDLDTMYGAYEALTELGFEEVTDYDDPPESRFTFETFVVSAHRTPELMYAYGETARDRGLDVIIAGAGGKSADLPNMTASIAYPLPVVGVPVHEKSVSSVIGMPTGAPIVAVDAGKSFNAALSAVQMLARGHPELEARLEAYHDDLQDNVGAVSKRLHEQGTDRFRESR; from the coding sequence ATGACACGTTCCGAGGAAGTGGCGGCGCTTATCGACCTGTTCGAAGCCGAAGCCGAGCGGGACCGCTCCGATGCGGAGACGCCCGATATCGGCATCGTCATGGGGTCGGATTCGGACCTCGATACGATGTATGGGGCCTACGAGGCGCTGACGGAACTCGGCTTCGAGGAGGTGACCGACTACGACGACCCGCCGGAGAGCCGGTTTACCTTCGAGACGTTCGTCGTCTCGGCCCACCGGACGCCGGAGCTGATGTACGCCTACGGCGAGACGGCCCGCGACCGCGGCCTCGATGTCATCATCGCCGGCGCGGGCGGTAAGTCGGCTGACCTCCCGAACATGACCGCCTCGATAGCGTACCCGCTTCCGGTCGTCGGCGTTCCGGTCCACGAAAAGTCAGTCAGTTCGGTCATTGGAATGCCGACCGGCGCGCCGATAGTCGCTGTCGACGCCGGCAAGTCGTTCAACGCTGCGCTGTCGGCCGTCCAGATGCTTGCCCGCGGCCACCCGGAACTCGAAGCCAGACTCGAAGCGTATCACGATGACCTGCAGGACAACGTCGGTGCGGTCTCGAAGCGGCTCCACGAACAAGGCACCGACCGGTTCCGCGAGTCCCGGTGA
- a CDS encoding NADH-quinone oxidoreductase subunit B, with amino-acid sequence MSSEKLHDTTSTQQARMGDGVDDRFNSKLREAFGSTPFILTKFDKFMNWVRGNSMFMLQFGIACCSIEMIHTYAIKHDLDRFGAGVPRASPRQADVIIVPGTIVSKFAPRMKRVYDQMPEPKFVVGMGSCTISGGPFQEGYNVIKGAEEVIPVDIHVPGCPPRPEALIYGIAKLQERIRNGETSPVTVKPYELEEFGDLERDELVQHLADQIDEEDLVMRYNWADSP; translated from the coding sequence ATGAGCAGCGAAAAACTCCACGATACGACTTCGACGCAACAGGCCCGGATGGGTGACGGCGTCGACGACCGGTTCAACTCCAAACTCCGGGAGGCGTTCGGCTCGACGCCGTTCATCCTCACGAAGTTCGACAAGTTCATGAACTGGGTGCGGGGCAACTCGATGTTCATGCTGCAGTTCGGTATCGCTTGCTGCAGCATCGAGATGATTCACACCTACGCCATCAAACACGACCTCGACCGGTTCGGGGCGGGGGTCCCCCGGGCGTCGCCGCGGCAGGCGGACGTTATCATCGTTCCCGGGACCATCGTCTCGAAGTTCGCCCCGCGGATGAAGCGTGTCTACGACCAGATGCCCGAACCGAAGTTCGTCGTCGGGATGGGTTCGTGTACGATTTCGGGCGGTCCCTTCCAGGAGGGGTACAACGTCATCAAGGGGGCCGAAGAGGTCATCCCCGTCGATATCCACGTTCCTGGCTGCCCCCCTCGGCCGGAGGCGCTCATCTACGGCATCGCCAAGCTTCAAGAGCGCATCCGAAACGGCGAAACCTCTCCCGTGACGGTCAAGCCTTACGAACTGGAGGAGTTCGGCGACCTCGAACGGGACGAACTGGTACAGCACCTCGCAGACCAAATCGACGAGGAGGACCTTGTCATGCGGTACAACTGGGCTGATTCGCCATGA
- a CDS encoding nitrous oxide reductase accessory protein NosL gives MQQRLSDSRRRRTVLAAIGAGAAGLAGCLDGGSSNDPEDDASPEVSDQSFPDHPVTEPRDPPEGRRCDGPCGMVAAEYPDWNAQVAHADGQGAFFDTPGCLVAYYQHHTFYDGPPAEIEGVWVRDFETTELLDAAEAYFVLDTDDGRHAEPMGSNPKPFADRDDAVSYVESYQDLTTDDIVGLDEFGPEEAHVYRDYPLDEA, from the coding sequence ATGCAACAGCGGCTATCAGACAGCCGGCGTCGGCGGACGGTACTGGCAGCCATCGGTGCGGGAGCAGCGGGACTTGCGGGTTGTCTGGACGGCGGCTCCAGCAACGACCCCGAAGACGATGCTTCGCCCGAAGTGTCCGACCAGTCATTTCCCGACCACCCGGTGACGGAGCCGCGTGACCCACCTGAAGGTCGCCGCTGTGACGGTCCCTGCGGGATGGTGGCTGCGGAGTATCCCGACTGGAACGCACAGGTTGCACACGCCGACGGGCAGGGTGCGTTCTTCGACACGCCCGGCTGTCTGGTCGCCTACTACCAGCACCACACCTTCTATGACGGGCCACCAGCAGAGATTGAGGGCGTCTGGGTCCGGGACTTCGAGACGACGGAACTGCTTGACGCCGCTGAGGCGTACTTCGTGCTCGACACCGACGACGGCCGACACGCGGAGCCGATGGGGTCGAACCCGAAGCCCTTCGCCGACCGCGACGACGCTGTTTCCTACGTCGAGTCCTATCAGGACCTCACGACCGACGACATCGTCGGCCTCGACGAGTTCGGCCCCGAAGAGGCACACGTCTACCGCGACTATCCGCTCGACGAGGCCTGA
- a CDS encoding flippase activity-associated protein Agl23 → MNLRDRTVQAVVGLTVVAVILRTVSLGSRVAHWDEGRVAYWVLEYGDTGVLFYRPIVHGPLLKLVNAPLFELLGATDFAMRLFPALVGALLPLSALLFRHRLRDSAVVSLALLLALNPVLLYYSRFMRNDILVAAFSFLAFACLVRAIDFDDGRYLIVAAGALALGFGAKENALAYVFAFVGAAGLLFGHRLVFGYLDGRSPATVAVQYLRWGYDGLRRHIRSVVASVVTFLLLITYIHAPRGELPSQGLYYASCTDYDPYFDVATAPTLGEAATNPLLLPRLVWFSVGSTAELYACQWITPRTDDPNPLLEFIHEMGLITLESSTTLAVLALAGFGLAVFRARPPDDLVSFTFYWGAASMVGYPFITDIGGASWLVVHIVLPLAVPAAVALGALCETGIEATRDGDTASAALAVALVVVLVGSMAWTGYATSAVNTTDDDNPLVQYAQPSNDLRQSLDEMSRLAEDNKAGPDVIVYGQELSDPTPDAELDRRPACVDWFETLPLAWYFEADDITVACAPIEGDLSSALETHDPPVVIAHEDDRLGVDNRVDDRYEDRTVMMRTTDTPFVYYVDAERLDGTEQQPSIQSPAQPRT, encoded by the coding sequence ATGAACCTTCGCGACCGGACCGTACAGGCCGTCGTCGGACTGACGGTCGTCGCCGTCATCCTCCGGACGGTATCGCTCGGTTCGCGGGTCGCCCACTGGGACGAGGGGCGGGTCGCCTACTGGGTCCTCGAATACGGCGACACCGGCGTGCTCTTTTATCGCCCAATCGTCCACGGGCCGCTGCTGAAACTCGTTAATGCGCCGCTTTTCGAGTTGCTCGGCGCGACCGATTTCGCTATGCGGTTGTTTCCCGCCCTTGTCGGTGCGCTGTTGCCGCTTTCGGCACTGCTCTTTCGCCACCGACTCCGCGATTCGGCAGTCGTCTCCCTTGCGCTCTTGCTCGCGCTCAACCCCGTCTTGCTCTACTACTCGCGATTCATGCGTAATGACATCTTGGTCGCTGCGTTCTCGTTTCTGGCCTTCGCGTGTCTTGTGCGTGCTATCGACTTCGACGATGGTCGTTACCTCATTGTGGCGGCAGGTGCGCTGGCGCTCGGGTTTGGCGCGAAGGAGAACGCCCTCGCCTACGTGTTCGCATTCGTCGGTGCTGCGGGGCTGCTGTTCGGCCATCGCCTCGTCTTCGGCTACCTCGACGGCCGGTCGCCGGCAACGGTGGCTGTCCAGTACCTCCGATGGGGATACGATGGGCTGCGACGCCACATTCGCTCGGTGGTCGCAAGCGTCGTGACGTTCCTGCTGTTGATAACGTACATCCACGCCCCCCGAGGCGAACTTCCGTCGCAGGGGCTGTACTACGCTTCCTGTACCGACTACGACCCGTACTTCGATGTCGCGACCGCCCCGACCCTTGGCGAGGCTGCCACGAACCCCCTGTTATTGCCGCGGCTGGTGTGGTTTTCGGTCGGTTCGACGGCCGAACTCTACGCCTGCCAGTGGATAACGCCCCGGACGGATGACCCGAACCCGCTCTTGGAGTTCATCCACGAGATGGGGCTGATAACGCTCGAATCCTCGACGACGCTCGCCGTCCTCGCCCTCGCCGGGTTCGGGCTGGCGGTTTTCCGCGCCCGCCCCCCGGACGACCTCGTCTCCTTTACGTTCTACTGGGGGGCTGCCTCGATGGTCGGGTATCCGTTCATTACCGACATCGGCGGCGCGTCGTGGCTCGTCGTCCACATCGTCCTGCCGCTCGCCGTTCCTGCCGCGGTCGCACTCGGGGCGCTCTGCGAGACAGGCATTGAGGCAACCCGGGACGGCGACACGGCGAGTGCCGCCCTTGCTGTGGCGCTTGTGGTCGTCCTTGTCGGGTCGATGGCGTGGACCGGCTACGCGACAAGCGCCGTCAACACCACCGACGATGACAACCCGCTCGTCCAGTACGCACAGCCGTCCAACGACCTCCGGCAGTCGCTCGATGAGATGTCACGGCTGGCCGAGGACAACAAAGCCGGGCCGGATGTCATCGTCTACGGACAGGAGCTTTCGGACCCGACGCCTGATGCGGAACTCGACCGTCGGCCGGCGTGTGTCGACTGGTTTGAGACGCTGCCGCTGGCGTGGTATTTCGAGGCCGACGACATAACCGTCGCGTGTGCGCCCATCGAAGGCGACCTCTCGTCGGCGCTCGAAACCCACGACCCGCCGGTCGTCATTGCCCACGAGGACGACCGCCTCGGCGTCGACAACCGGGTCGACGACCGCTACGAGGACCGAACCGTGATGATGCGGACGACGGATACGCCGTTCGTCTACTACGTCGACGCCGAGCGGCTCGACGGGACCGAACAACAACCTTCTATTCAGTCGCCCGCACAACCCCGGACATGA